From one Rhodoferax sp. PAMC 29310 genomic stretch:
- a CDS encoding class I SAM-dependent RNA methyltransferase → MNQLQLFLPCAAGVEDLLLPEVLRITGLPPGCATKQRGGVAVRTSWSHAMLLNLYSRLAQRVLVLLSYTEYRSEQDLYRAASEVEWERWFTPKESIKIAVTAQHSPLTSLNFAALKVKDAVCDRFRVAANGVRPDVNTQWPDARIYVHLTTDSCSLYLDTSGEPLFKRGWREDKGDAPLKETLAAAMIAASGWAEGEDDLLPLYDPCCGSGTVLIEAAQIACNIAAGSRRRFAFEKYLPFRRADWDAMKREAADAEVVREPGQKPIIFGSDVSHRMVDFAQRNAERAGVADVIEFRGGDALQRMPPVDEPGVMMLNPPYGERIDVAGVAGVEQQARFGARELAQTDEGVDFFNQLSAHWKKNYANWTAWVLTPDLKLPGKMRLKESRRVPMWNGPIECRMFRFDMVKGSARTK, encoded by the coding sequence GTGAACCAATTGCAATTATTTTTACCCTGCGCCGCAGGCGTTGAAGACCTATTACTGCCCGAGGTGCTTCGCATAACCGGCCTGCCCCCGGGCTGCGCAACCAAGCAGCGCGGCGGCGTCGCGGTGCGCACCTCATGGTCGCACGCCATGTTGCTCAATCTCTACAGCCGCCTGGCCCAGCGGGTACTGGTCTTGCTGTCGTACACCGAGTACCGCAGCGAGCAGGACCTGTACCGCGCGGCCAGCGAGGTCGAGTGGGAGCGCTGGTTCACGCCCAAGGAAAGCATCAAGATCGCAGTCACAGCCCAGCACAGCCCGCTCACCTCCCTCAACTTTGCGGCACTGAAGGTGAAAGATGCCGTGTGTGACCGTTTCCGCGTAGCCGCCAATGGCGTGCGCCCCGATGTGAATACCCAGTGGCCAGATGCCCGCATTTACGTGCACTTGACCACTGACAGCTGCTCTTTGTACCTGGATACTTCCGGCGAACCGCTATTCAAGCGCGGCTGGCGCGAGGACAAGGGTGATGCGCCTTTGAAGGAAACCCTGGCAGCCGCCATGATTGCCGCCAGCGGCTGGGCCGAGGGTGAGGATGACCTGCTGCCCTTGTACGACCCCTGCTGCGGCAGCGGCACGGTGCTCATTGAAGCAGCTCAGATTGCCTGCAACATTGCGGCCGGCAGCCGCCGTCGATTCGCCTTTGAGAAATACCTTCCCTTTCGCCGTGCGGACTGGGATGCGATGAAAAGAGAAGCGGCTGACGCAGAGGTGGTGAGGGAGCCCGGCCAAAAACCCATTATTTTTGGCAGTGACGTTTCGCACCGGATGGTGGACTTTGCCCAGCGCAACGCCGAACGGGCTGGCGTGGCCGATGTGATCGAGTTCCGTGGTGGCGATGCGTTGCAGCGTATGCCTCCGGTCGATGAGCCGGGCGTGATGATGCTGAACCCGCCCTATGGCGAGCGAATTGACGTGGCCGGTGTGGCCGGTGTCGAGCAGCAAGCCCGTTTTGGCGCTCGCGAGCTGGCGCAGACGGACGAAGGCGTGGACTTCTTCAACCAGCTCAGCGCGCACTGGAAGAAAAATTACGCCAACTGGACCGCCTGGGTGCTGACGCCCGACTTGAAGCTGCCGGGCAAGATGCGCCTCAAGGAGTCGCGCCGCGTGCCCATGTGGAACGGCCCGATTGAGTGCCGCATGTTCCGTTTTGACATGGTGAAGGGCTCGGCGCGCACCAAATGA
- a CDS encoding putative toxin-antitoxin system toxin component, PIN family, translated as MIVLDTNIVLDAFVFNDPAALPLKQALDAGELQWVATQSMRDELERVLAYPKIAARLALYQLTASGVLAHFDAQAKLVAVADKAPYTCRDADDQKFIDLAVAHQAVLLSKDAAVICMAKRLLTLGVAAQRAMTVVA; from the coding sequence ATGATCGTGCTCGACACCAACATCGTCCTGGACGCGTTTGTGTTCAACGACCCGGCGGCCCTGCCCCTGAAGCAGGCGCTGGACGCGGGTGAGTTGCAATGGGTCGCCACGCAGTCCATGCGCGACGAGTTGGAGCGGGTGTTGGCCTACCCCAAGATTGCGGCCCGCCTGGCTCTCTACCAACTCACGGCCAGTGGGGTGTTGGCACACTTTGACGCGCAAGCCAAATTGGTGGCCGTGGCTGATAAGGCGCCATACACCTGCCGGGATGCAGACGATCAAAAGTTCATCGACCTCGCCGTGGCTCACCAAGCCGTCCTGCTCAGCAAGGATGCAGCCGTTATTTGCATGGCAAAGCGGCTTCTAACCCTTGGTGTGGCAGCGCAGCGCGCTATGACTGTTGTAGCGTGA
- a CDS encoding FMN-binding glutamate synthase family protein: protein MLHTLNTIFPVRYTAFILSALGLLMSAATVITMGVGWLILPIFMALVGVGLFDLIRHKSSILRNYPIIGHLRYTMEFVRPEIRQYFIVSDSEATPFSRAQRSLVYQRAKGESDKRPFGTQLEVYAEGFEWINHSMVPTRLSTHDFRLTIGGDCAQPYDASVFNISAMSFGALSANAILALNAGAKRGGFAHDTGEGSISVHHRAHGGDLIWEIGSGYFGCRNDDGSFNADRFAKNAADPQVKMIELKLSQGAKPGHGGVLPGSKVTPEISEARGVPVGQDCISPSSHSAFSTPVDMLHFIARLRELSGGKPTGFKLCIGHPWEWFSIVKAMLATGITPDFIVVDGAEGGTGAAPLEFTNHVGAPLHEGLLLVHNTLRGAGLRERIKIGAAGKVVSAFDIARLLALGADWCNSARGFMFALGCIQAQHFHTGHCPTGLTTQDPLRQQSLVVPDKAQRVYNFHQQTLHALQELVQAAGLLHPKDITAHHIVRRTTDRKVQSLAQLILTQLPDNALLLDDLRGLPLIYQHHWPLASSDSFTLQQS from the coding sequence ATGCTGCACACCCTGAATACGATTTTCCCCGTTCGGTACACGGCCTTCATCCTGAGTGCCCTGGGCTTGCTGATGAGTGCCGCGACGGTGATCACGATGGGCGTGGGCTGGCTGATTCTGCCCATTTTTATGGCACTGGTGGGCGTGGGCCTGTTTGACCTGATCCGGCACAAAAGCTCGATTCTTCGCAACTACCCCATCATTGGACACCTGCGTTACACGATGGAGTTTGTGCGGCCTGAGATTCGCCAGTACTTCATTGTGAGCGACAGCGAGGCCACGCCGTTCTCGCGCGCCCAGCGATCGCTGGTGTACCAGCGCGCCAAAGGTGAGTCGGACAAGCGCCCTTTCGGCACCCAGTTGGAGGTGTACGCAGAAGGGTTTGAGTGGATTAACCACTCCATGGTGCCGACCCGTTTGAGCACCCACGACTTTCGGCTCACGATTGGCGGCGACTGCGCACAGCCCTACGACGCCAGTGTGTTCAACATCTCCGCCATGAGCTTCGGCGCATTGAGCGCCAATGCCATTCTGGCGCTCAATGCGGGCGCCAAGCGCGGCGGCTTTGCACATGACACGGGCGAGGGGTCAATCTCGGTGCACCACCGAGCCCACGGTGGTGACTTGATCTGGGAAATTGGCTCGGGCTACTTTGGTTGCCGCAACGACGACGGAAGTTTTAACGCGGATCGATTTGCCAAGAATGCGGCCGACCCTCAAGTGAAGATGATTGAATTGAAACTAAGTCAGGGCGCCAAACCCGGCCACGGCGGCGTACTGCCCGGCTCCAAGGTGACCCCCGAAATTTCGGAGGCGCGGGGCGTGCCTGTGGGCCAGGACTGCATCTCTCCGTCATCCCACAGCGCGTTCAGCACCCCCGTGGACATGTTGCATTTCATCGCCCGTCTGCGGGAACTCTCTGGCGGCAAGCCCACGGGCTTCAAGCTGTGTATTGGCCATCCGTGGGAGTGGTTTTCCATCGTGAAGGCCATGCTGGCCACGGGCATCACCCCGGACTTCATCGTCGTCGACGGCGCCGAGGGTGGCACAGGCGCTGCGCCGCTGGAGTTCACCAACCATGTAGGAGCGCCCTTGCATGAAGGCCTGCTGCTGGTGCACAACACCTTGCGCGGCGCGGGCTTGCGTGAGCGCATCAAAATTGGGGCCGCAGGCAAGGTGGTGAGCGCTTTCGACATTGCCCGCCTGCTGGCGCTGGGCGCAGACTGGTGCAACAGCGCACGCGGCTTCATGTTTGCGCTGGGCTGCATTCAGGCCCAACATTTCCACACCGGCCATTGCCCCACGGGCTTGACCACGCAAGACCCCTTGCGCCAGCAATCGCTGGTCGTGCCCGACAAAGCGCAGCGCGTGTACAACTTCCACCAACAAACCTTGCACGCACTGCAAGAGTTGGTGCAGGCGGCGGGCTTGCTGCACCCGAAAGACATCACCGCCCACCACATTGTTCGGCGTACCACGGACCGCAAGGTGCAATCACTGGCTCAATTGATTTTGACTCAATTGCCCGACAACGCCCTGCTGTTGGACGATCTGCGGGGATTGCCGCTGATCTACCAACACCACTGGCCGCTGGCCAGCAGTGACAGCTTCACGCTACAACAGTCATAG
- a CDS encoding YecA family protein: MTQDITPDTFIDTSNEPLSPDEFDAIDTILDDLRSRYDETPQWEFCEGFMAAVICCRRVIPQSEYLPVLLAIGEEGGEDEGSFASPEQQAEFFSLWTRRWNEVAHALNQEVEALDDDAAYHPEVMDVRGAVAALPEAERAEMAGEALPSFGQVWALGFMFVVEAWPDEWTAPRDKEAAKLLNSALEAMVALTEDDTDEPTLSIFDDEAPPSVSVKRLNAFADAVWAVYDLRAMWSNFGPRVETVRAVATPGRNDPCSCGSGKKYKKCCGA; this comes from the coding sequence ATGACTCAAGACATCACCCCTGACACTTTTATCGACACTTCCAATGAGCCCTTGAGCCCGGACGAGTTCGACGCTATTGACACCATTTTGGACGACCTGCGCAGCCGTTACGACGAGACCCCGCAATGGGAGTTCTGTGAAGGCTTCATGGCCGCTGTCATTTGCTGCCGCCGGGTAATTCCACAATCCGAGTATCTGCCGGTGCTGCTCGCCATTGGCGAGGAGGGCGGCGAAGACGAAGGCTCTTTTGCCAGCCCGGAACAGCAAGCAGAATTTTTCTCGCTTTGGACGCGCCGCTGGAATGAAGTCGCCCACGCCCTCAATCAAGAGGTGGAAGCGCTCGACGATGACGCCGCTTACCACCCTGAGGTGATGGACGTGCGTGGTGCCGTAGCCGCCCTGCCAGAAGCAGAGCGCGCTGAAATGGCGGGCGAAGCCTTGCCATCCTTTGGCCAGGTCTGGGCGCTGGGCTTCATGTTTGTGGTCGAGGCTTGGCCCGATGAATGGACCGCCCCACGCGACAAGGAAGCGGCCAAGCTGCTGAACAGCGCGCTGGAGGCCATGGTGGCGTTGACCGAAGACGATACCGACGAGCCCACCCTGTCGATCTTTGACGACGAGGCACCCCCCAGCGTCAGCGTCAAGCGCCTTAACGCCTTTGCCGATGCCGTTTGGGCGGTGTATGACCTGCGGGCAATGTGGAGTAACTTTGGCCCCCGCGTGGAAACCGTTCGCGCGGTTGCCACCCCGGGTCGCAACGACCCTTGCTCTTGCGGCAGTGGCAAAAAGTACAAGAAGTGCTGCGGCGCTTGA
- the gudD gene encoding glucarate dehydratase: MTDTRATHSFSTPIITAMQVIPVAGHDSMLLNLSGAHGPFFTRNLVVLTDSLGHSGVGEVPGGEKIRQTLESARDSVIGQPLGQWNAVLNSLRTRFADRDSAGRGKQTFDLRVMIHAVTAVESALLDLLGQFLNVPVAALLGEGQQRDQVALLGYLFYIGDRTQTDLPYETCPDANNDWFRVRHEKAMDAKAVVRLAEAAYARYGFKDFKLKGGVLRGEEEMEAVDALHTRFPDARVTLDPNGGWLLKDAVRLCRDHRHALAYAEDPCGAEGVFSAREVMAEFRRETGLMTATNMVATDWREMAHAIQLQSVDIPLADPHFWTMQGSVRVAQLCEMHGLTWGSHSNNHFDISLAMFTHVAAAAPGKVTAIDTHWIWQDGQRLTKEPLAIVDGCITVPTKPGLGIELDMAEVAKAHQLYLQHGLGARDDAVAMQYLVPNWQFNPKRPCLDR, from the coding sequence ATGACCGACACACGCGCCACCCACTCTTTCAGCACTCCCATCATTACGGCCATGCAGGTTATTCCGGTGGCCGGGCACGACAGCATGCTGCTCAACCTGAGCGGCGCCCACGGCCCCTTCTTCACCCGCAACCTGGTCGTGTTAACCGACAGCCTGGGCCACAGCGGTGTGGGCGAAGTTCCGGGCGGTGAAAAAATTCGCCAAACCTTGGAGAGCGCGCGTGACTCGGTTATCGGCCAGCCGCTGGGCCAATGGAACGCCGTGCTGAACAGCCTGCGCACTCGCTTCGCGGATCGTGACAGCGCAGGGCGCGGCAAGCAGACCTTCGACCTGCGGGTGATGATTCACGCGGTCACCGCCGTGGAAAGCGCCCTGCTTGATCTGTTGGGCCAGTTTCTGAATGTGCCGGTGGCGGCGCTGCTGGGCGAGGGCCAGCAGCGCGACCAAGTTGCCCTGCTCGGCTATTTGTTTTACATCGGCGACCGCACCCAAACTGACTTACCTTACGAGACCTGCCCCGACGCCAACAACGACTGGTTTCGCGTTCGGCACGAGAAAGCCATGGATGCCAAAGCCGTGGTTCGCTTGGCCGAGGCCGCCTATGCGCGCTACGGTTTCAAAGACTTCAAACTCAAAGGCGGGGTGCTGCGCGGCGAAGAAGAAATGGAGGCGGTGGACGCCTTGCATACCCGCTTTCCTGATGCCCGCGTCACCCTGGACCCCAATGGCGGCTGGTTGCTGAAAGACGCCGTGCGGCTGTGCCGCGACCACCGCCATGCCTTGGCCTATGCGGAAGACCCGTGCGGGGCAGAAGGCGTGTTCTCAGCCCGCGAAGTGATGGCGGAATTTCGCCGTGAGACGGGCCTGATGACGGCCACGAACATGGTGGCCACCGATTGGCGGGAAATGGCGCACGCGATTCAGCTGCAGTCCGTCGATATACCGCTGGCGGACCCGCATTTTTGGACGATGCAGGGCTCGGTGCGGGTGGCTCAGCTTTGCGAGATGCACGGATTGACTTGGGGCTCTCACTCCAACAACCACTTTGACATTTCGCTGGCCATGTTCACCCATGTGGCAGCCGCCGCGCCGGGCAAGGTCACGGCGATTGACACCCATTGGATTTGGCAAGACGGCCAGCGCCTGACGAAAGAACCGCTGGCCATTGTGGACGGCTGCATCACGGTTCCTACCAAGCCAGGCTTGGGGATTGAGCTGGACATGGCCGAAGTGGCCAAGGCGCACCAGCTTTACCTGCAGCATGGGTTGGGGGCGCGCGATGACGCCGTTGCCATGCAGTACCTGGTGCCCAACTGGCAGTTCAACCCCAAAAGACCTTGCCTGGACCGTTAA
- a CDS encoding FadR/GntR family transcriptional regulator yields MESVKTPSHLAPRPRRARGLVQEIVEGLEADIRNGHIQPGDKLPSEAEIMGRFDVSRTVVREAISKLQASKKVETRHGIGTFALPPADTSNFKIADEDFATVSDVIAVLELRISLEAEAAGLAAQRRTETNLNALTAALDAFLNSIKQDSDAVPPDFQFHMEVARATQNQHFTDLMTYLGAMIIPRTRVNTPSSAPEGRYQYLQRVHAEHESILNAIRNQDVDAARAAMRTHLGNSRERLRKSQIQPQERQK; encoded by the coding sequence ATGGAATCAGTGAAAACCCCTAGTCATCTTGCCCCCCGGCCCCGGCGTGCACGCGGTCTCGTCCAGGAAATCGTGGAAGGCTTGGAGGCAGACATTCGGAATGGGCACATCCAGCCAGGTGACAAACTGCCGTCCGAAGCGGAAATCATGGGCCGCTTTGATGTCAGCCGTACAGTGGTTCGGGAGGCGATTTCGAAACTGCAGGCCTCAAAAAAGGTGGAAACCCGGCACGGCATTGGCACCTTTGCCCTGCCACCAGCCGACACCAGCAACTTCAAGATTGCCGACGAAGACTTTGCCACCGTGAGCGATGTCATCGCGGTACTGGAGCTGCGCATCAGCCTGGAAGCGGAAGCGGCTGGGTTGGCGGCCCAGCGTCGGACCGAGACGAATTTGAACGCACTCACCGCGGCGCTTGACGCCTTTCTAAACTCCATCAAGCAAGACTCTGATGCGGTGCCGCCTGACTTTCAGTTCCACATGGAAGTGGCCCGCGCCACCCAGAATCAGCACTTTACCGACTTGATGACTTACCTGGGCGCCATGATCATCCCGCGCACGCGGGTGAACACGCCGAGTAGCGCGCCGGAGGGGCGCTACCAGTATCTGCAACGCGTGCATGCTGAGCATGAAAGCATTCTGAATGCCATTCGCAATCAGGATGTGGACGCCGCCCGTGCTGCCATGCGCACCCACTTGGGCAACAGCCGGGAACGCCTGCGCAAGAGCCAAATCCAGCCACAGGAACGCCAGAAATAG
- a CDS encoding NAD(P)-dependent oxidoreductase: MTIKVHHKLLLTGAAGGLGQVLRDLLGANCDVLRVSDWAEMSPARAGEEVVQADLADAVAVSEMVRGVDAIVHLGGVSVESAFAPIMQANILGVFNLYEAARKHGVKRVVFASSNHVTGYYRQSETITVNDPPRPDSLYGVSKAFGEDLSRFYFDRYGIETACVRIGSSFPEPKDRRMLATWLSTGDLHGLITACLTTPVLGHSVIFGMSNNAVSWWDNAGARHVGYVPQDSSDGFREAVYARTPAPDFSDPAAVYQGGGFLTAGPFDV; this comes from the coding sequence ATGACGATCAAAGTCCACCACAAGCTTTTGTTGACCGGCGCCGCTGGCGGCCTTGGGCAGGTCTTGCGCGACCTGTTGGGCGCCAATTGCGATGTGCTTCGCGTGTCTGACTGGGCTGAAATGAGTCCTGCCCGCGCCGGTGAAGAAGTGGTGCAGGCTGATCTGGCCGACGCTGTCGCCGTGAGCGAGATGGTGCGTGGGGTAGATGCCATTGTTCATCTGGGTGGCGTCTCGGTGGAGAGTGCGTTTGCGCCCATCATGCAAGCCAATATTCTGGGGGTGTTCAACCTCTATGAGGCGGCACGCAAACATGGTGTGAAGCGTGTGGTGTTCGCCAGCTCCAACCATGTCACCGGTTACTACCGGCAGTCGGAAACCATCACCGTCAACGACCCGCCCCGCCCGGACAGTCTTTACGGGGTCAGCAAGGCCTTTGGCGAGGACTTGTCGCGTTTCTACTTTGACCGCTACGGCATTGAGACTGCCTGTGTTCGCATTGGCTCGTCATTCCCGGAACCAAAAGACCGGCGCATGTTGGCCACCTGGTTGAGCACGGGGGACTTGCACGGCCTGATCACCGCTTGCCTGACCACGCCAGTGCTGGGACACAGCGTGATTTTTGGCATGTCCAACAACGCCGTTTCCTGGTGGGACAACGCCGGCGCACGCCATGTGGGCTATGTGCCCCAGGACAGCTCGGACGGGTTCCGGGAAGCCGTCTATGCCCGCACCCCCGCGCCCGACTTCTCCGATCCGGCCGCCGTGTACCAAGGCGGTGGGTTTCTGACCGCAGGCCCCTTTGATGTCTGA
- a CDS encoding SMP-30/gluconolactonase/LRE family protein, with amino-acid sequence MSEYTVISETRDQVGECPVWSVVEQALYWVDIEGRLIRRLDWASKTQLSWRLPERVGCIALSAKGGLVAAMETGVFAVQLLAASEVHLSCLASIQHPQTNMRFNDGRCDAMGRFWVSTMCMDMSLAALVGAVYCLDESGLGQPRVDGLITPNGIAFSTDGKTAYLSDSHPSVQKIWTFDFAAPAGELSNRRLFADMTEMPGRPDGAAVDVNGCYWICGNDAGLVHCFSPQGELLRSLAVPVAKPSMCAFGGPNLNQLLVTSILPASESRAQPGLNGSVFALDAGVAGLAEPCFSRFPVSSI; translated from the coding sequence ATGTCTGAGTACACCGTCATTTCCGAGACTCGCGATCAGGTGGGCGAGTGCCCGGTCTGGTCAGTGGTAGAGCAAGCACTGTACTGGGTGGACATTGAAGGTCGCCTGATTCGGCGTCTGGACTGGGCTAGCAAGACCCAACTGAGCTGGCGTTTGCCAGAGCGGGTCGGTTGTATCGCGCTGAGTGCCAAAGGTGGCTTGGTGGCGGCCATGGAAACCGGGGTGTTCGCCGTGCAATTGCTGGCCGCCTCCGAAGTGCACTTGTCCTGCCTCGCCAGCATTCAGCACCCCCAGACCAATATGCGCTTCAACGACGGTCGCTGTGACGCAATGGGTCGGTTTTGGGTCAGCACCATGTGCATGGACATGTCCCTGGCCGCGCTGGTGGGTGCCGTGTATTGTCTGGATGAGTCAGGTTTGGGGCAGCCACGGGTGGATGGACTGATCACACCCAATGGCATCGCCTTCAGTACGGATGGCAAGACAGCCTACTTGTCGGACTCCCACCCCTCGGTGCAAAAAATTTGGACCTTTGACTTTGCCGCGCCCGCCGGCGAGCTGTCCAACCGACGTTTGTTTGCCGACATGACAGAAATGCCGGGCCGCCCCGATGGCGCAGCCGTTGACGTCAATGGTTGCTATTGGATTTGCGGAAATGACGCCGGTCTCGTTCATTGTTTTTCGCCACAAGGCGAGTTACTTCGCTCTCTCGCAGTTCCCGTCGCCAAGCCCTCCATGTGCGCCTTTGGTGGGCCAAACCTGAATCAATTGCTGGTGACTTCCATCCTGCCAGCCTCGGAATCTCGCGCACAACCCGGACTCAATGGCTCGGTGTTTGCACTGGATGCTGGCGTGGCCGGCTTGGCTGAGCCCTGCTTTTCCCGCTTTCCCGTCAGTTCTATTTAA
- a CDS encoding TRAP transporter substrate-binding protein: MTFRRNFIAAAVAAVAFTSSFHAQAEDIVLKASDTHPAGYPTVVAVENMGKKLEAATNGRIKMKMYPGAVLGQEKEAVEQVQIGAIQIARISLGVVGPVAPDVDVFNMPFVFRNIAHMRAVIDGPIGAELLEKVTNSPARLVALGWMDGGARSLYTKKLVKTPADMAGIKVRMMGNPLFVDTMNAMGGNGISMSYGEVFSALQTGVIDGAENNPPSFFTSNHYTTGTKYYAQTNHLIIPELLVMSKVTWDKLTPADQTLMKKVAREAQMEQRVLWDKSVAEYTEKLKAAGIEFVQVDQKLFFDATAPVRAKYGAKFADLMKRIDATK, encoded by the coding sequence ATGACCTTCCGTAGAAACTTCATCGCTGCTGCCGTCGCTGCTGTGGCATTCACTTCATCCTTTCACGCGCAAGCCGAGGACATCGTTCTCAAAGCCTCCGATACGCACCCGGCGGGCTACCCCACCGTGGTCGCGGTCGAGAACATGGGTAAAAAGCTGGAAGCAGCTACCAATGGCCGCATCAAGATGAAGATGTACCCTGGTGCTGTGCTTGGCCAGGAAAAAGAAGCCGTTGAGCAAGTTCAGATTGGTGCGATTCAAATCGCCCGCATTTCCCTGGGCGTGGTCGGTCCGGTAGCGCCAGATGTGGACGTGTTCAACATGCCCTTCGTCTTTCGCAATATTGCCCATATGCGCGCCGTCATTGACGGCCCCATTGGTGCGGAATTGTTGGAGAAGGTCACCAACAGCCCGGCGCGGCTGGTCGCCCTGGGATGGATGGACGGCGGTGCACGCAGTCTGTACACCAAAAAACTCGTCAAAACACCGGCAGACATGGCCGGTATCAAAGTCCGCATGATGGGCAACCCCCTGTTTGTGGACACCATGAATGCCATGGGCGGCAATGGCATTTCCATGTCCTATGGCGAGGTGTTCAGCGCCTTGCAAACCGGTGTGATCGATGGCGCCGAGAACAACCCGCCGAGCTTCTTCACCTCCAACCACTACACAACCGGTACCAAGTACTACGCGCAGACCAACCACCTGATCATTCCTGAGCTGTTGGTCATGTCCAAAGTCACCTGGGACAAGCTGACCCCAGCTGACCAAACGCTGATGAAAAAAGTGGCGCGTGAGGCTCAAATGGAGCAACGCGTCTTGTGGGACAAGAGCGTCGCCGAGTACACCGAAAAACTCAAAGCCGCTGGCATTGAGTTCGTGCAAGTCGATCAAAAGCTCTTCTTTGACGCCACCGCACCCGTGCGGGCCAAGTACGGCGCCAAGTTTGCCGATTTGATGAAGCGCATTGACGCCACCAAGTAA
- a CDS encoding TRAP transporter small permease, whose translation MKNNILRCSDLLYLACIWISGASVFVMALIIPWGIFARYVLGTGSQWPEPVSILLMVVFTFFGAAAAYRAGSHIAVAMVTDRMPAAIRRGVAVLVNFLMLAVAAFMTYYGAKLCIGTWGQNIGEIPWMPVGATYLPVPLGGAVTFLFTLEHIFLGHQGNRAVVTFDHEKLELGEL comes from the coding sequence ATGAAAAACAATATTTTGCGTTGTAGTGACCTGCTGTATCTCGCGTGCATCTGGATCTCCGGTGCCTCGGTTTTTGTGATGGCTCTCATCATTCCCTGGGGCATTTTTGCCCGCTATGTGCTGGGCACCGGCTCGCAATGGCCTGAGCCGGTCTCTATCCTGTTGATGGTTGTTTTCACCTTTTTTGGAGCCGCCGCTGCGTACCGCGCAGGCTCTCATATTGCGGTGGCCATGGTGACAGACCGCATGCCCGCAGCCATCAGGCGCGGTGTCGCGGTTTTGGTGAACTTTCTGATGCTGGCTGTGGCCGCATTCATGACCTATTACGGGGCCAAGTTGTGCATCGGCACCTGGGGGCAAAACATTGGTGAGATTCCGTGGATGCCCGTAGGCGCGACCTATTTGCCCGTCCCACTGGGCGGTGCTGTGACCTTTTTATTCACGCTCGAACACATTTTTCTGGGCCACCAGGGCAACCGCGCCGTGGTCACTTTTGACCATGAAAAACTTGAACTAGGGGAACTCTGA